GCTCCGCTTTGGCCATGCTGGGCAAACTTGAAGGGGCTGCGCACATAGTAGCGCTTACCGCTTTCCATGGCGGACTTCATCTTGCCCTCCCGCACAAACTCCTTGAGGTGCAGCTTTTCCAAAGCGGGTTTGGGATCGAAACAATCGATGTGGCTCGGCCCGCCTTCCATCATGAGAAAAATGCAGTTCTTTCCCTTGGCCGGCACCTGCTGCGGTTTGGGAGCGAGCGGCCCCTTCGCCTCCGAAGCCATCAACGACGTTAGGGCGACACTGCCCAGAGAAGTGCCGAGTCCATAGACAAACTCACGCCGTGTCGGCGCATGCAGAGCCCGGGCTCCAGCGCAGGGAAAAAGAGAACGATTCATGGCTTCTATCTATATTCCCCCAAACGAAGGCCGGAGTGCCACTCTAAATCGGAGGGAGTGATGGATTTGACTTTTCGGTAAGTAATACATCGTTTTACCATGATTAAGACCATCTCTAAAATCGGCAATTCCCAGGGGATTATCTTCGACTCGGCCTTGCTCCAGCTTGCTCACTTAAAAGTGGGTGATGATGTGAATGTCGAGGTGCATTCGGGAGGGACGATCACGATTACCCCCATGGTCTCACAGCCTTCCAAAGAAGAGATCAGTGCAGTCGTGAGAGAAACGATGGTTCAATATGCCCGAACCATGAAAAAACTCGCGTGAAGAGGGACATTGAGAATTGTTTCCATCTCACGGTTGAGATCGTGATGGAGATCCACAGCGAAGCCATCGAGCGATTCGGCGGCTTATCGGGCTTGCGTGATCTTCCTCTTTTGGAATCGGCTGTCGCTGCTTCGCGTGCTAGCTTTGGAGGTGTCTCGCCGTATCAGGATTTGATCGAAATCGCGGGTGCCTATTTATTTTATCTCTGTAACAATTATTCTTTTGTGGATGGCAATAAGCGAGTGGCTCTCGGCGCATGCATCGTCTTTCTCAAATTGAATGGTTATACCACGGCCGAGGATAGCGAAGACTGGGAACTGCTCACTCTAGCCGTCGCAGCAGGTGCTCTCAGTCGCGATGGAGTCACCGCTAAGCTTCGTACGCACGTTTCTTGAGCCTCCTTCACGGCACGCGTGAAGCGTCCTCGGCACCGGTGTCGCGGCGGTATTGCTCGGCGAGCTGCATCAGGCGCTGGACCACCTTGGGATGCTCAGCAGCCACATCATGGGTTTCCGCCACATCCTCCGTGAGTTGGTAAAGGGTGGGTGGCTGGGTGAGGTGCAGCTTCCAAGAGCCTTCGCGCATGGATTGCAGCCTTCGGATCTTGAAGCCGTAAAGAGCGTAGAGCGTGGTGCGTGGAGATTTGCCATTGGCCTTCAGTAAGACCTCGCGGATATCAGAACCATCCAGCTTTAAATCTTGGGAAAGAGTACTTCCCGTTAGGCCTGCGAGGGTGGGTAGCACGTCCAGGGTGCTGAGGAATTCGCCACAGGTGCGGCCCGCAGGCACATGCCCCGGCCACCAGGCGATGCAGGGCACCCGCAGGCCACCTTCAAAGACGGTGTGTTTCGAGCCGCTCAAAGGCGCAGCAGTGCCTGAGGTCTTGCGCTCGGGCCCGTTGTCGCTGGTGAAGATCACGAGGGTTTTCTCCGCCAGCCCGAGGCGGCGCAACTTCGCTAAAATCTGTCCCGTGCTGTCGTCCAGCTCCTCCACCACATCGCCATACAGACCGCGCTTCGACTTGCCTTTGAATTTGGGCGAAGCATCGAAGGGTAGATGCGGCATGGCGTGCCCGAGATACAGAAAGAAGGGTTTGGCCTGATGTGTCTCGATGAACTTCAGCGCCTCGGCGGTGTAGAGGCCGGTCATCTCCGCAGGCACCGCCGGGCGTTTCTCCACGGTGTCTCCGCGCAGCACCGGCATGCCACCTTCTTTTTCAAACACGATGGTTTCCTGCGGATCGAGGTTATGCAGCACCCCATAGTAGCTATCGAAGCCTTGATCCATCGGGCGCATGCCGGGCTTGAAACCCAGGTGCCATTTGCCAATGCAGCCCGTGGCATAACCGGCCCCTTTGGTCACCTCCGCCAGAGTGAGCTCATCCGCAGCCAATCCGTTCTCCGCATCAGGCCTTAAGACACCGACCGCCAACCCGGTGCGGCCTGGATAGCGGCCCGTCATCAGCGAGGCCCGCGATGGCGTGCACAGGGCTGAGGTGACGGAGAAGTCCGTGAACCGCGTGCCCTCCTGCGCCATGCGATCCAGATGCGGCGTGGAGATATCCGGTGCCCCATAACAGGCCAGATCTCCATAACCGAGATCATCGCAATTGATGTAAATGATGTTAGGCCTTTCCACCGCCTGAAGAAGCGAGTTTAAAACCAAGCCAAGCAGGGCAATCCATCGTTTCATTGGGCATCGAGGTGTTGGTGAAAGAATGCCGCACTCACCTTCACACATTCAGCCAGTGCTTCAGGCCGATTCAGGAAGGCATGCGGGGCTTTCGGGATCAGAGTCAGCCCGGTGGGGATGCCGAGCTTTTGGAGATCCCTGCGCGTCTCGTCCGCATGCGTGCTGGCATCGTCCAGCTCACCGGCCATGAAGGCCAAGGGCGGGTCGGCTTGGTCCAAATGATGGCGGGGTGAAGCCAGGGCATACACCTGCGGCATCTCCGCCTGAGGTGCGCCTAAAAACGTGCGATAAAACGGATCATCGGCCCGCGAGGATAACTCACCGATGCGGGGGCTTTCGAGATCACTCTGCGCGCCCATGGCCATGCAGGCCTGCACCTCGCTGGAGGTTTCCGCATTTCCCCCTGGGCCTTCCAGTTCCGCCACGCCGCCACTGGTGGCCAGCAGCGCCGCCAGATGCCCCCCTGCGGATAACCCCGTGACGCCAATGGCCTCCGGCTTCACGCCATACGTGGACGCATTCGCCCGCAGCCACCGCACGGCGGCTTTGCAGTCCTGAATCGCCGCCGGAAACTTCGCCTCGCCAGAGAGCCGATAGCTGATGCTCACCGTCACAAAACCCTGCTCGGCCAGCGCCTGCGCCAGTTTCGTCATGCTGCTGCGGTCGCCTTTATACCAGCCACCGCCATGGATGCACACAATCGCCGGAAGCACCTCCTTGACCCCTGCTGGCCGATACAGATCCAACTGCATCTCACGCTCCCCGTGGCGGGCATACTTAATGTTAGGTTGGGCTTCGATTTTCACCGGTCCTTCGGCTTTCAAGGTCGGGGCAAGTAAACCAAAGAAGCTCAAGGCAAACAACAGTCGGGGTGGGATCATCATGGTCTGGTCTATCTCCCCATGAACAGCGCAGAAGTGCCAAACTTGCGGGAATTTAGGGGGATGGCTCATGGGTCAGGGTCATTACGGGAAGGAGGATTATCCTGCCACTATTGCTGCAGACCGTGAAGCTCTGGATCTTTTCCGCAGCTTTTTCACGGAAAGCGAGGATGTTGCAGCGCGACTCCATGACCTTGCTATTGCCGAAAAAGCATCCGGCGACGAGGCTGCGGCGGAACTGTATGATCGAGAGGCGCTACGCCTACAATTGACGCGCCAAGGCCACAGTAGGGTGGGTTTGTCCGGCTATGGACCTCCTTTGACTCGCTGGATCAACTTGCCGGATAACCCGCCTGATGGGAGAACATGAGGACGCTAAAAAATGTGAGAATAACAATCGATGTGTTCGAAGGTGATTCATGGAAAAGCCTGGCCCGAGGGGCGCCCCCTCACTCGGGAGCTGGGTTATCCGGCAACGAGATCAAAGCTTCATCATGAGCCGCGCTAAATCAGGGACCGGTGTGATTCTTGAGCAGGTTCAGGACTTCTTCGGCGCCTTTTTTCATCTCGGCATTGAGGACCTCGGCCTCGATGAGTTCATTCCAAGTCCGCTGCGGGGAGATGAGAATTTCTTTGCGTTTGGGCGTGGGGATAAGGTCGATGGCCTCGTGATAGCGATCCAGGGCATCGGTGAGTTTTTCCTGAAAAATGCAGGTATCGGCGTAGTCGAAGAGCGACCACCAGCGGCCTGAAGTTTGACCCAGGCTGGCATCGGTCACCTCAAAGGCGCAGAGGTGAAACATGCGCTGGATGTGACCGAGCACCTCCGCATCGTCCCGGGCGCTGTGACCGCGAATGAGCAGGAGCAGGCGCACGGTATTGAGCCCGGCATAGGTGTCGTGACGATTCAGAGACACGGCATGCTTGTATTGATCCAGGGATTGGAGAAGCAGGTCCTGACGCTCCTGGCCCTGATGCCTGAAGGCGAGGCGACGCAGGGAGCCGCCGAGGCAGGAGTGGATGTCAGGGCTGTCTGGATGGCGGGCGAGAGCCTCCCGATACGCAGCGATGGCATCCAACAAATGTTGGGGGCCTTCCATCTTATCCAGGATGAGCCCCTTTTGATGGTGAAGCTGCCAGGTTTTGGAAAAGTAAGCCATGCCTTCGTCGATGGCTTCCAACCCGGAGGTGTAGTCCTGCCGCTCCCGATGAATGCGGATGAGTGCCAGCCGAGCTTCCAGAGAAAAGGGATCGTCTTCGGTGGCCTGGGCCACGGCCTGAAGCCTTTGTTTGCTGGGCACGGAGGGATCAGCAGCAAAGTTAAGCGCGGCAGCGACGCGGATACCGGCCACGCGTTCCCAATCACGGCGCGGCACCACCTGGAGATCCAGGGCGGAGATGAGCGGGCTATCGCAGAGATTTTCCGTCGCCAGCCCGGCCTCGATGATTTCGGCCACCTCCTGGATAAAGTCTTCATCGGGGCGGTTGGCATAGCGCACCAGGCGGATGCCTACGAGGTCAAAAGGCACCTTATCATCCTGGGAGGTGAGGATGGTGATGGACCGGCGCAGAGCGTAGCGGGTACCGAGCTCGAACGCCACATTCGGATTGGCCCCGGTGAGGTCGGCGATCAAAACATCCGCCTCATAGATGGCCTTATACATGGTGTGATGCACGGAGCCGCCCTGCCGCCGATCTTTTTCAAAGACGAGTTCCACCTGCCGATTCAGCCTTTGACTCACCGCTTCTTTCACGCGGTGATATTGGCGTTCAGCATCCGCAGGGCGTTTCCATTTAGCCGTCGGCCCCATATCGGTGTAGGGCATGGCAACGAAAATGGAGAGGGCTTTCATGAGGGCGCTGGGGAGTAAGAAAGCAGGTGCAGGGGGGCGGTGCCAAGGATGTTTTTTTAACCCACGGGGAGCTGAGGCTCCACAGGTTTGATCCGGTGCATCTGGAGCCAGTCGGAGTTCTCTTGCAAAGCTTCCTGACCAAGGGCGGCCAGATGCTGTTGCATGGCCTTCAAAAGACGCTCTTGCTCGCTCTCATTTCCGTGTGCAATCGCCTCTAGGTGCTGCTTGAGCAAATGATCCATGCGTGCCTTTGCCGCACGGAAGAGATCCCGCATGGCGGCATAACGTTTGGTGTTTTCATCCGCATGCTTGAAGACGTTGTAGGCTGTCGCGGCTGCCCACCCGGCAATGAGGATGTTTTTAGCCATGGTGGCCCACGCTTTGAAATCATTCAGATGCTGATCGAGATCGCCGTTGGCTGGCGCGGGGGTGTCAGGCAAGATGTAGTGGCAATGCACACAGAGCAGAGCCCACCCCAGCAGCACCCCGGCGATGAGATGATAACTCCAATGATGGCCGTAATGGAGGAGTGCAGAGAATTTCACGCAGCAGTTCGGTTTTCCTCCACCGTAATAGACACGATAAGTCATCAGCGTGGTGACCTGCACGATAAGCCAGAGCAGAAGAGCCCCGCCAAACCACCACGCTAGCGGTGACCAACACGGAACGCCCTGGCAGCAGTGGGTCACGAGCCCGATGAAGTCGCTGGCGGGCCTCGCCTGCATGAACGCTAAGACGCCAATGAACGTGACCCCTGTAAAGATCAAAATGAGCCCCACGGTGCCGACCCGTTGCTGACGGAGCGACTGCCGATGATAAGCTCGGCTGAAGTAGAAAAGCTGCTCACCGAGCCAACCATTCGAGATGGCCTGGAGGCGATCATTTTTCTTTTGAGCATCGAGCTTTCGAAAGCTGAGACCGTCTTTTTGCAACGGGCTGGAGACGGCGGTCAGGGCGGCACGAATCCAGGAAGTGTCTCCCCGCAGGCGCTGAAGGTAGTGATTGGCCACGGACAAACCCAGACCTGCCGCGCTCCAATAAAACTGCACCCGCAGCCCCTCCGCCAGAGCCCGATAATCAATCTGTCGATCAAAATAACCCCGCCGTATAAACCACCCCCGGACGGCATAACAGCCGATCACGGAAAGGGCGGCAAGAATGAACAGAGCGCTGCGCCAAGCAGGGATGGGACCCTCTGCAGGCAGGTTTTCAAAAAGCTGTAGGCTGACCACCGCGAACAGAAAGGCAATCAGGAACGCGGTGCTTAGCCACTTGATTCTGGCATCGTATTTGTAGTTGAGCTTCGTCACCGCACGCCGCAGGCGGGCCATGTTTTCCAGACGTAGGTCAAGGTGATTGCGTGGGGGGTTGGGCTTGTCTTCAGGGCCGCTAAAAAGCGAGATGAGACCCTTCCAAAGACGCGTGAAAAAAGACACGATGGCAGCCCAACCCAGTTCCAAGGTCGTCTGGGGTCGGTAGGTTTTTGGAGTCTTCAGGAGACCCGGGCTTTGATCCTCAGCGATGTTTGGCAGCTCGCGATTCACAGCCTCAAGGTGCTGAGCAAATTGACGCAAAGACTCCATCTCACGCTTCTGCCATTGCTCCTCGAATTGCTCAGGGATGGCGGAGTCCCGCGGGTGCCAGATGGCCAGCGAGGTCGGCGTTGGTGGGTTGGAGGGAGGGGTGCCTTTTTTCGGGCAGTAGATGCGGAAGACGGGCCCGTTATCCGCCCAGGAGAGGGCTGTCTCCAGAGGTAGGATGCCGGGCTCCTGGCCGTGGAGATGGGAGTGAACGATGTGCTGCGCCCCTGCCTGAGCCAGGGGGGGGAGCGTAGGGGCATTGACCACGGCTTCCGTTTCGGTGGCTTGCCCACAGATGGCGATGAGGATGTCGCAGTGGGCGGAGATGTATTCCCCGGCGGCGCGATAACGAAGATTGCGGCGGGTGCGATCTGACAGATCGGCTTTTAAACGCGCTTTGAGTTCATCCTTAGTGAGGCCGATATCCTCAGCCATGAGCACATGGAAGAGCTGGTTCTCACAGATCCTTTGCACGAGATCATCGTAGTCTTGGAGGCGTTTGTCATTTTGGGCCTGCCCATCGCCACGAATAAAAGTGCTGGCTTCACGGTAGAGCGGGTGAGGAAATGGCAGAGGACCACGGACCTCGATGCCCTTACTCATCGCGATTTGGGCGGCGATTTGGTCCGCGCCAGGAGCTAATGAGCTCAGAAGAATGATCGGCGTGTTGTCCAGCCCCAGTC
The DNA window shown above is from Prosthecobacter debontii and carries:
- a CDS encoding alpha/beta hydrolase; protein product: MSHPPKFPQVWHFCAVHGEIDQTMMIPPRLLFALSFFGLLAPTLKAEGPVKIEAQPNIKYARHGEREMQLDLYRPAGVKEVLPAIVCIHGGGWYKGDRSSMTKLAQALAEQGFVTVSISYRLSGEAKFPAAIQDCKAAVRWLRANASTYGVKPEAIGVTGLSAGGHLAALLATSGGVAELEGPGGNAETSSEVQACMAMGAQSDLESPRIGELSSRADDPFYRTFLGAPQAEMPQVYALASPRHHLDQADPPLAFMAGELDDASTHADETRRDLQKLGIPTGLTLIPKAPHAFLNRPEALAECVKVSAAFFHQHLDAQ
- a CDS encoding tetratricopeptide repeat-containing protein, which produces MKALSIFVAMPYTDMGPTAKWKRPADAERQYHRVKEAVSQRLNRQVELVFEKDRRQGGSVHHTMYKAIYEADVLIADLTGANPNVAFELGTRYALRRSITILTSQDDKVPFDLVGIRLVRYANRPDEDFIQEVAEIIEAGLATENLCDSPLISALDLQVVPRRDWERVAGIRVAAALNFAADPSVPSKQRLQAVAQATEDDPFSLEARLALIRIHRERQDYTSGLEAIDEGMAYFSKTWQLHHQKGLILDKMEGPQHLLDAIAAYREALARHPDSPDIHSCLGGSLRRLAFRHQGQERQDLLLQSLDQYKHAVSLNRHDTYAGLNTVRLLLLIRGHSARDDAEVLGHIQRMFHLCAFEVTDASLGQTSGRWWSLFDYADTCIFQEKLTDALDRYHEAIDLIPTPKRKEILISPQRTWNELIEAEVLNAEMKKGAEEVLNLLKNHTGP
- a CDS encoding type II toxin-antitoxin system death-on-curing family toxin, giving the protein MKRDIENCFHLTVEIVMEIHSEAIERFGGLSGLRDLPLLESAVAASRASFGGVSPYQDLIEIAGAYLFYLCNNYSFVDGNKRVALGACIVFLKLNGYTTAEDSEDWELLTLAVAAGALSRDGVTAKLRTHVS
- a CDS encoding AbrB/MazE/SpoVT family DNA-binding domain-containing protein; the protein is MIKTISKIGNSQGIIFDSALLQLAHLKVGDDVNVEVHSGGTITITPMVSQPSKEEISAVVRETMVQYARTMKKLA
- a CDS encoding sulfatase family protein produces the protein MKRWIALLGLVLNSLLQAVERPNIIYINCDDLGYGDLACYGAPDISTPHLDRMAQEGTRFTDFSVTSALCTPSRASLMTGRYPGRTGLAVGVLRPDAENGLAADELTLAEVTKGAGYATGCIGKWHLGFKPGMRPMDQGFDSYYGVLHNLDPQETIVFEKEGGMPVLRGDTVEKRPAVPAEMTGLYTAEALKFIETHQAKPFFLYLGHAMPHLPFDASPKFKGKSKRGLYGDVVEELDDSTGQILAKLRRLGLAEKTLVIFTSDNGPERKTSGTAAPLSGSKHTVFEGGLRVPCIAWWPGHVPAGRTCGEFLSTLDVLPTLAGLTGSTLSQDLKLDGSDIREVLLKANGKSPRTTLYALYGFKIRRLQSMREGSWKLHLTQPPTLYQLTEDVAETHDVAAEHPKVVQRLMQLAEQYRRDTGAEDASRVP